The Thermus hydrothermalis genome window below encodes:
- a CDS encoding RNA-guided endonuclease InsQ/TnpB family protein, with amino-acid sequence MQDVLKRVDRAFKGFFRRLKARKGKAGYPRFKGKGRYDAFTFPQAYATGIKVQEGGKRVLLHGIGSVKVKMHRPLEGKIKTATIKREGDEWYIVFVCEVDPKPLPPSREAVGLDLGTNPHFLITSEGEKIEAPRYYQKTQERLARKQRELSRKGKGSCRYLKAKEEFAKLHRKVARQRLDFHHKVARRLVNRYGTIVHEDLNVLGLARSHTAKGVHDAGWAQFLQILAYKAEEAGRRVIRVDPKYTSQDCPVCGHREKKPLWVREFVCSSCGTPLHRDVAAARNILARAWTGPSGKDTGIAVS; translated from the coding sequence CTGCAAGACGTTCTTAAGAGAGTAGACCGAGCCTTCAAGGGCTTCTTCCGCCGCCTAAAAGCCAGAAAGGGTAAAGCCGGCTACCCCCGGTTCAAGGGAAAGGGACGCTACGACGCCTTCACCTTCCCCCAGGCCTACGCCACCGGGATCAAAGTCCAGGAGGGCGGGAAGCGGGTTCTTCTTCACGGGATTGGTTCGGTTAAGGTCAAGATGCACCGCCCGCTTGAAGGGAAAATCAAGACCGCCACAATCAAAAGAGAAGGGGACGAATGGTACATCGTCTTTGTGTGTGAGGTAGACCCCAAACCGCTTCCCCCGTCTAGGGAGGCGGTGGGCCTTGACCTGGGGACCAACCCCCACTTCCTCATCACCTCGGAGGGGGAAAAGATAGAAGCCCCTCGGTACTACCAGAAGACCCAGGAGAGGCTGGCTAGGAAGCAGAGGGAGCTCTCTCGTAAAGGGAAGGGGAGCTGTCGCTACCTGAAGGCCAAGGAAGAGTTTGCCAAGCTACACCGGAAGGTAGCTAGGCAAAGGTTGGACTTCCACCACAAGGTGGCGAGGAGGCTTGTTAACCGCTATGGGACTATCGTCCACGAAGACCTGAACGTTCTTGGCTTAGCTCGTAGCCACACAGCCAAGGGCGTACACGATGCCGGTTGGGCGCAGTTTTTGCAAATCCTCGCCTACAAAGCGGAGGAGGCTGGTAGGCGAGTCATAAGGGTAGACCCCAAATACACGAGCCAGGACTGTCCGGTGTGCGGCCACAGGGAGAAAAAGCCCCTGTGGGTGAGGGAGTTTGTTTGTTCATCCTGCGGGACGCCGCTTCACAGGGATGTGGCCGCTGCGCGGAACATCTTGGCTCGGGCCTGGACGGGGCCTTCGGGGAAAGATACAGGGATAGCTGTATCTTGA
- a CDS encoding helix-turn-helix domain-containing protein has translation MARKAFKYRLYPTKPQQKDLERTLELCRQLYNAALQERRMAHRKAKKSLSLYEQMRWLPEIRADLPEYK, from the coding sequence GTGGCACGTAAAGCCTTCAAATACCGCCTCTACCCCACCAAGCCCCAGCAAAAGGACCTGGAGCGCACCCTGGAGCTCTGCCGCCAGCTCTACAACGCCGCCCTCCAAGAACGGAGGATGGCACATAGGAAAGCGAAGAAAAGCCTTTCCCTCTACGAACAAATGAGGTGGCTCCCAGAGATAAGAGCCGACCTGCCGGAGTACAAATAG
- a CDS encoding replication initiator protein A gives MAASRPSKKEVLARAQHLDEANVARLGLISIQERIPEGYSSWEEEFEFLGKPVKLACYASEKVGGVPHGLDNEVSLALIALYFNAGSPEDGTFTATPYQILKLMGLDTSGYYYQALKESLMRLTTATYVLSEAWRADGRWQSVTFRYIEKLEYTSSAEGKLDRASVLRITLAKEIVRSLKQNYVKPIDIEFMASLRRPLSRALYRLLDAQRFSPENPAPLTRFEVNLMEWAAACKIVHKRPDKVRRTLEPAHEELIERRYLQSVEYIGRGQNQTIVYVFGEEAGGVPDMEAVELLMAEGLSFTSAYSLARRYPLAHIKERLERYRNILASGYKPKNNLGFLVDVIRDESGKYARALPPASARRVQAKVEEEEARRIEEEAEREWQNMPKEAQVRRAVQVAQLLLRSRLSVGDLEDLTRLMEAGVLEPRRVVEELKEAASRGTLEEWVQSFRMGLGE, from the coding sequence ATGGCCGCAAGCCGCCCTTCCAAGAAGGAGGTCCTGGCCCGGGCGCAGCACCTGGACGAGGCCAACGTGGCCCGCCTTGGGCTCATCTCCATCCAGGAGCGCATCCCCGAGGGCTACTCCTCTTGGGAAGAGGAGTTTGAGTTCCTGGGCAAGCCGGTGAAGCTGGCCTGCTACGCCAGCGAAAAGGTGGGGGGCGTGCCCCACGGCTTGGACAACGAGGTTTCCTTGGCCCTCATCGCCCTTTACTTCAACGCCGGAAGCCCCGAGGACGGCACCTTCACCGCCACCCCTTACCAGATCCTGAAGCTCATGGGCCTGGACACCTCGGGCTACTACTACCAGGCCCTCAAGGAGAGCCTCATGCGCCTCACCACCGCCACTTACGTCCTCTCAGAGGCCTGGCGGGCGGATGGGCGCTGGCAGAGCGTCACCTTCCGCTACATAGAGAAGCTGGAGTACACCTCTTCCGCCGAGGGCAAGCTGGACCGGGCCAGCGTCTTGCGCATCACTCTGGCCAAGGAAATCGTGCGCTCGCTAAAGCAAAACTACGTGAAGCCCATTGACATTGAGTTCATGGCGAGCCTCCGCCGCCCCTTGAGCCGGGCCCTGTACCGGCTTTTGGACGCCCAGCGGTTTTCCCCGGAGAACCCGGCCCCCCTCACCCGGTTTGAGGTGAACCTCATGGAGTGGGCCGCCGCCTGCAAGATCGTCCACAAGCGGCCCGACAAGGTGCGGCGCACCCTCGAGCCCGCCCACGAGGAGCTCATAGAGCGCCGCTACCTTCAGTCCGTGGAATACATCGGCCGGGGCCAGAACCAGACCATCGTCTACGTCTTCGGCGAGGAGGCGGGCGGGGTCCCAGATATGGAGGCGGTGGAGCTCCTGATGGCGGAGGGCCTTTCCTTCACCAGCGCCTATTCCCTCGCCCGCCGCTACCCCTTGGCCCACATCAAGGAGCGCTTGGAGCGGTACCGGAACATCCTGGCCTCCGGGTACAAACCCAAGAACAATCTGGGCTTCCTGGTGGACGTGATCCGGGACGAAAGCGGCAAGTACGCCCGCGCCCTCCCCCCCGCCTCCGCCCGCAGGGTCCAGGCCAAGGTGGAGGAGGAGGAGGCCCGCCGCATAGAGGAAGAGGCGGAAAGGGAGTGGCAGAACATGCCCAAGGAGGCCCAGGTGCGCCGGGCGGTGCAGGTGGCCCAGCTCCTTTTGCGTTCCCGCCTTTCCGTGGGCGACCTCGAGGACCTCACCCGCCTCATGGAGGCGGGGGTGCTTGAGCCGCGGCGGGTGGTGGAGGAGCTCAAGGAGGCGGCGTCCCGGGGGACTTTGGAGGAATGGGTCCAAAGTTTCCGCATGGGGCTGGGGGAGTAG
- the cas6 gene encoding CRISPR-associated endoribonuclease Cas6: MVLAALVLLLEGEAPPEPLGLRGFFYGLLREVAPEVHDQGENPFALGFGGKEGAYWARVSFLREDLYARLSPTLFALEGQEVRLGTPFRLKAVLQEGHPWAGVTTYPRLFQNPLGPDLPLRFHAPTFFRRKGVHYPLPEPRLVMESLLRRLEAFGTLKAPEEVREALLERTTVRWLEGRTLRAATEVDTVGFVGRVVYHLPRATEEERAWLWALGRFAFFAGVGAKTALGYGRAKVFAPREGDG; encoded by the coding sequence ATGGTCTTGGCGGCGCTGGTGCTCCTCCTGGAGGGCGAGGCCCCGCCCGAGCCCTTGGGCCTAAGGGGGTTTTTCTACGGGCTCCTGCGGGAGGTGGCCCCCGAGGTGCACGACCAGGGGGAAAACCCCTTTGCCCTGGGGTTTGGGGGGAAGGAGGGGGCTTACTGGGCCCGGGTGAGCTTTCTAAGGGAGGACCTCTATGCCCGGCTCTCCCCTACCCTCTTCGCCCTCGAGGGCCAGGAGGTGCGCCTGGGGACCCCCTTCCGCCTCAAGGCCGTGCTCCAGGAGGGACACCCCTGGGCGGGGGTCACCACCTACCCGAGGCTTTTCCAGAACCCCTTAGGGCCGGACCTCCCCTTGCGCTTCCACGCCCCCACCTTCTTCCGCCGCAAGGGGGTGCACTACCCTCTCCCCGAGCCTAGGCTGGTGATGGAGAGCCTCTTACGGCGCCTCGAGGCCTTCGGCACCCTCAAGGCCCCAGAGGAGGTGCGGGAGGCCCTCTTGGAGAGGACCACGGTGCGCTGGCTGGAGGGGCGCACCCTGAGGGCGGCCACGGAGGTGGACACCGTGGGCTTCGTGGGCCGGGTGGTCTACCACCTCCCTAGGGCCACGGAGGAGGAGCGGGCTTGGCTTTGGGCCTTGGGGCGCTTCGCCTTCTTCGCCGGGGTGGGGGCCAAGACTGCCCTGGGCTACGGGCGGGCCAAGGTGTTCGCCCCGAGGGAGGGGGATGGGTAG
- a CDS encoding AAA family ATPase, producing MKRERLVPLTEWARKEGMSESLARRWIKEGRLAAVRLGHYWYIPEEVDGPERRTQVYTLFTHAGGAGKTSLARDLGFELASRGYRVLLIDADPQANLTAWLGVDPSGVQDEETLLRVIRQDLLPPPKEVGRNLYLVPASVNLAVGELELDRKPLGALALRTALEKLERYDLVFVDSLPSLGSLAVMAALAGDGLLVPVETGAKGIQALKAVIGVAKEYREALRKVDPEAVSGRGHIIRAFIPTKYDARTAGDNRVLETIQELEEIAPVTPRMAYRPGPHRRATEEGVPIHLTGDKEAAEEVARLADFLLERVFRFEEVVA from the coding sequence ATGAAACGGGAAAGGTTGGTTCCCCTCACGGAGTGGGCCCGCAAAGAGGGGATGTCGGAGAGCCTGGCCCGGAGGTGGATCAAGGAGGGCAGGCTGGCGGCGGTGCGCCTGGGCCACTACTGGTACATCCCCGAGGAGGTGGACGGTCCCGAGCGGAGGACGCAGGTTTACACCCTCTTCACCCACGCCGGCGGGGCGGGGAAGACCTCCCTGGCCCGGGACCTGGGGTTTGAGCTGGCCTCGAGGGGGTACCGGGTTCTCCTGATTGACGCCGACCCCCAGGCCAACCTCACCGCCTGGCTCGGCGTGGACCCGAGCGGCGTTCAGGACGAGGAAACCCTCCTTCGGGTCATCCGCCAGGACCTCCTCCCCCCGCCCAAGGAGGTGGGCCGTAACCTTTACCTGGTCCCCGCCTCCGTGAACCTGGCGGTGGGGGAGCTGGAGCTGGACCGGAAGCCCTTGGGCGCCCTGGCCCTGCGCACCGCCCTGGAAAAGCTGGAGCGGTACGACCTGGTCTTCGTGGACTCCCTGCCCTCCCTGGGCTCCTTGGCGGTGATGGCCGCCCTGGCGGGGGACGGGCTCCTGGTGCCCGTGGAGACGGGGGCCAAGGGAATCCAGGCGCTAAAGGCGGTGATCGGGGTGGCCAAGGAGTACCGGGAGGCCCTGCGCAAGGTGGACCCCGAGGCGGTGTCGGGGCGGGGCCATATCATCCGCGCCTTCATCCCCACCAAGTACGACGCCCGCACCGCCGGCGACAACCGGGTGCTGGAGACCATCCAAGAGCTGGAGGAAATCGCTCCCGTAACCCCTCGGATGGCCTACCGGCCTGGCCCACACCGCCGTGCCACGGAGGAGGGGGTGCCCATCCACCTCACGGGGGACAAGGAGGCGGCGGAGGAGGTCGCCCGGCTCGCCGACTTCCTCCTGGAGAGGGTCTTCCGCTTTGAGGAGGTGGTGGCGTGA
- a CDS encoding ParB/RepB/Spo0J family partition protein: MSAIRAYLKGLVEEAKRPASSVALLSELVPRPQPRRRFDEASLQALAESIRAQGVLEPLLVRPVEGGKYEIIAGERRYRAAGMAGLKEVPVVVLEVEEKAASAIALMENLQREDLNPYEETIGVLDLLALELGKSRDEVVRFLHRMRNEKGGKATPNVGGSPEAQKVEEVFRLLGRMTWDSFVKHRLPLLRLPEDLKEALEGGAIPYTAALELKKVKDDGLRKALLEEVKAGLSLRDLKARVREALRREEAPKPWYKEVVARLSRLDLEALPPKKRRLVEEKLRELEAVLL, from the coding sequence GTGAGCGCCATCCGGGCCTACCTCAAGGGACTGGTGGAGGAGGCCAAACGCCCTGCATCCTCCGTGGCCCTCCTGAGCGAGCTTGTTCCCCGCCCCCAACCCCGCCGCCGCTTTGACGAGGCCTCCCTCCAGGCCCTGGCCGAGTCCATCCGGGCCCAAGGGGTCCTGGAGCCCCTCCTGGTTCGCCCCGTGGAGGGCGGGAAGTACGAGATTATCGCCGGGGAAAGGCGCTACCGTGCGGCGGGGATGGCGGGGCTTAAGGAGGTCCCCGTGGTGGTCCTGGAGGTGGAGGAGAAGGCCGCCTCTGCCATCGCCCTCATGGAGAACCTCCAGCGGGAGGACCTGAACCCCTACGAGGAAACCATCGGGGTCCTGGACCTCCTGGCCCTGGAGCTTGGGAAGAGCAGGGACGAGGTGGTGCGCTTCCTCCACCGGATGCGGAACGAGAAGGGGGGTAAGGCTACCCCCAACGTTGGGGGTAGCCCAGAGGCCCAGAAGGTGGAAGAGGTCTTCCGCCTCCTCGGACGAATGACCTGGGACTCCTTCGTGAAGCACCGCCTCCCCCTCTTGAGGCTTCCCGAGGACCTGAAGGAGGCCCTGGAAGGAGGTGCCATCCCCTACACCGCCGCCTTAGAGCTCAAGAAGGTGAAGGACGATGGCCTTCGGAAGGCCCTTCTGGAAGAAGTGAAGGCGGGGCTTTCCTTGCGGGACCTGAAGGCCAGGGTGCGGGAGGCCTTAAGGCGGGAGGAGGCGCCCAAGCCCTGGTACAAGGAGGTGGTGGCGAGGCTTAGCCGGCTTGACCTCGAGGCCCTCCCCCCCAAGAAGCGCCGCCTGGTGGAAGAGAAGCTGAGGGAGCTGGAAGCCGTGCTTCTCTGA
- a CDS encoding DUF2281 domain-containing protein — protein MGRLEELLQQLPPELQREVADFAEFLLEKRRRKQARPLRQDWAGALREYRSQYTALELQKEALRWRGD, from the coding sequence ATGGGAAGGCTTGAGGAGTTGCTTCAGCAGTTGCCGCCCGAATTGCAACGGGAGGTTGCCGACTTCGCGGAGTTCTTGCTGGAAAAGCGGCGCCGCAAGCAAGCACGTCCGTTGCGACAAGATTGGGCGGGAGCGCTCCGGGAGTACCGCAGTCAGTACACTGCGCTAGAGCTTCAGAAAGAGGCGTTGCGGTGGAGGGGCGATTGA
- the uvsE gene encoding UV DNA damage repair endonuclease UvsE: protein MIRLGYPCENLTLGASTNHTLHLASLTEERVRAKVAENLSDLERILRWNASHGFRLFRIGQHLIPFASHPAFPYAWERAHGAELGRLGRLARALGIRLSFHPGQYVNPGSPNPQVVERSLAELRYSARALTLLGAEDGVLVLHLGGAYGDPRRALRRFVENLKAEREVLRYLALENDERLWPVEEVLKVAEALGVPVVVDTLHHALNPGRLSLEEALRLAFPTWRGRPKVHLASQDPAKRPGAHAFRVLEADWERLLRALPGPADLMVEAKGKEQGLPPGALALLAPAAQGEEPLTPPTPPKAP, encoded by the coding sequence GTGATCCGCCTGGGCTACCCCTGCGAGAACCTGACCCTCGGGGCGAGCACCAACCACACCCTGCACCTCGCCTCCCTCACGGAGGAAAGGGTGCGGGCCAAGGTGGCGGAGAACCTCTCGGACCTGGAGCGCATCCTCCGCTGGAACGCCTCCCATGGCTTCCGCCTTTTCCGCATCGGCCAGCACCTCATCCCCTTCGCCTCCCACCCCGCCTTCCCCTACGCCTGGGAGCGAGCCCACGGGGCGGAGCTTGGCCGCCTCGGGCGCCTGGCCAGGGCCCTGGGGATACGGCTTTCCTTCCACCCGGGGCAGTACGTGAACCCGGGAAGCCCAAACCCCCAGGTGGTGGAGCGCTCCCTGGCGGAACTCCGCTACTCCGCCCGCGCCCTCACCCTCCTCGGGGCGGAGGACGGGGTTTTGGTCCTCCACCTGGGCGGGGCCTACGGGGACCCAAGGCGGGCCCTCCGGCGCTTTGTGGAAAACCTCAAGGCGGAAAGGGAGGTCCTCCGCTACCTGGCCCTGGAGAACGACGAGCGGCTTTGGCCCGTGGAGGAGGTCCTTAAGGTGGCGGAGGCCTTGGGCGTGCCCGTGGTGGTGGATACCCTCCACCACGCCCTGAACCCGGGCCGGCTTTCCCTGGAGGAGGCCCTGCGCCTCGCCTTCCCCACCTGGCGGGGTAGGCCCAAGGTCCACCTGGCAAGCCAGGACCCGGCCAAGCGCCCCGGGGCCCACGCCTTCCGGGTCCTGGAGGCGGACTGGGAGCGGCTCTTGCGGGCGCTCCCTGGACCCGCCGACCTCATGGTGGAGGCCAAGGGGAAGGAACAAGGGCTCCCGCCGGGGGCTTTGGCCCTTTTGGCCCCGGCCGCGCAGGGCGAGGAGCCCCTTACTCCTCCAACGCCTCCCAAAGCGCCCTGA
- a CDS encoding YceI family protein, with the protein MRVGAAFLFLLAFAQAPYAVEGVARYRGYYPLGSWEGVNPTARGEVWWDGEEASGKVCLAQAAWDSGNGERDKKAREILRAKEYPEACLYLKRAYFAQGRFVVEGELSLAGLRRPVRVEGELLPRGPGYRFQGRFVTRFSDWNLERPRFLFLEVRDEVEVLLEAEVRR; encoded by the coding sequence ATGAGAGTGGGGGCCGCTTTCCTCTTCCTTCTGGCCTTCGCCCAAGCCCCCTACGCCGTGGAGGGCGTGGCCCGCTACCGGGGCTACTACCCCCTAGGGAGCTGGGAGGGGGTGAACCCCACGGCCCGGGGGGAGGTCTGGTGGGACGGGGAGGAGGCCTCGGGAAAGGTCTGCCTGGCGCAGGCGGCCTGGGACTCGGGAAACGGCGAAAGGGACAAGAAGGCCCGGGAGATCCTCCGGGCAAAGGAATACCCCGAGGCCTGCCTCTACCTCAAGCGGGCCTACTTCGCCCAAGGGCGGTTCGTGGTGGAGGGGGAGCTCTCCCTGGCGGGCCTCAGGCGCCCCGTGCGGGTGGAGGGGGAGCTCTTGCCGAGGGGGCCGGGCTACCGCTTCCAGGGCCGCTTCGTCACCCGCTTTTCCGACTGGAACCTGGAGCGCCCCCGCTTCCTCTTCCTGGAGGTGCGGGACGAGGTGGAGGTCCTCCTCGAGGCGGAGGTCCGGCGGTGA
- a CDS encoding flavin reductase family protein has translation MEARYQAHFYPMRLALLAVGENFMPMAWWTPVSKAPFRFLLAVDRKNHTLSLLRELGEGALCFLPWEARAWVVRAGYLSGRRVRKADRLRVPLRPARALARTLVPEEALAVFELKVAEWPTDGDHALFLGDVVHAEGSPEAKRRPILFLGFRDFATLGETWRFRP, from the coding sequence GTGGAAGCCCGCTACCAGGCCCACTTCTATCCCATGCGCCTCGCCCTCCTCGCCGTGGGGGAGAACTTCATGCCCATGGCCTGGTGGACCCCCGTGTCCAAGGCCCCCTTCCGCTTCCTCCTGGCCGTGGACCGGAAGAACCACACCCTAAGCCTCCTCCGGGAGCTCGGCGAGGGGGCGCTTTGCTTTCTGCCCTGGGAGGCGCGGGCCTGGGTGGTGCGGGCGGGTTACCTCTCGGGGCGGCGCGTGCGCAAGGCGGATAGGCTCCGCGTGCCCCTTAGGCCCGCCCGGGCCCTCGCCCGCACCCTGGTGCCCGAGGAGGCGCTCGCCGTGTTTGAACTGAAGGTGGCGGAGTGGCCCACGGACGGGGACCACGCCCTCTTCCTGGGGGATGTGGTCCACGCCGAGGGAAGCCCCGAGGCCAAAAGGCGGCCCATCCTCTTCCTGGGCTTCCGGGACTTCGCCACCTTGGGGGAGACCTGGAGGTTCCGCCCATGA
- a CDS encoding SDR family NAD(P)-dependent oxidoreductase: MRVLVLGATGGLGGALARALRGYELLLSGRRTEALRGLAEEVGGKPLPADLADELEAQALLEEAGPLDLLLHAVGAAGRAPVRETPRDLLEGMLSAHLLTAHHALKHARFRPGARAVFFGAYPAYVRVPGFAAYAAAKGALEAYLEAAHKELRREGVHLVLVRLPAVATGLWTPLGGPPKGALTPEEAARRVLEAVLAEPPPEVLEV, from the coding sequence ATGCGCGTCCTGGTGCTCGGGGCCACGGGAGGCCTAGGGGGGGCCCTGGCCCGGGCCCTGAGGGGCTACGAGCTCCTCCTTTCGGGCCGGCGAACGGAGGCCCTGCGGGGGTTGGCGGAGGAGGTGGGAGGGAAGCCCCTACCCGCTGACCTCGCCGACGAACTGGAGGCCCAGGCCCTCCTGGAGGAGGCGGGGCCCCTGGACCTCCTCCTCCACGCGGTGGGGGCAGCGGGGCGGGCCCCGGTGCGGGAAACCCCAAGGGACCTCCTGGAGGGGATGCTCTCGGCCCACCTCCTCACCGCCCACCACGCCCTCAAGCACGCCCGCTTCCGGCCCGGGGCCCGGGCCGTCTTCTTCGGCGCCTACCCCGCCTACGTGCGGGTCCCCGGCTTCGCCGCCTACGCCGCGGCCAAGGGGGCCCTCGAGGCCTACCTGGAGGCGGCCCACAAGGAGCTCCGCCGGGAAGGGGTCCATCTCGTCCTGGTGCGCCTCCCCGCCGTGGCCACGGGGCTTTGGACCCCCCTCGGGGGCCCGCCCAAAGGGGCCCTCACCCCCGAGGAGGCGGCGAGGAGGGTGTTGGAGGCCGTCCTCGCTGAGCCTCCGCCCGAGGTCCTGGAGGTGTAG
- a CDS encoding DUF2867 domain-containing protein codes for MRVLVTGATGYVGGRLVPRLLERGHRVRVLVRDARRLEGRPWAGQVEVVEGSLEDEAALLRALEGVEAAYYLVHAMLSETRFQEAEERQAKAFAQAAQRAGLPHAIYLGGLLPRTGRPSPHLASRARVGEILRAGVPTTEFRAGPIVGSGSASFEMVRYLTERLPVMVAPRWVLNPVSPIAIRDVLAYLLLALERGPSGVVEVGAPPLTFKAMMETYAEVRGLKRLILPVPVLAPRLAALWVGLVTPIPNRLALPLVEGILHPLVADTARAKALFPEVDPIPYRQAVALALERIALGEVETRWSGALQGRGYFLEDREGVIREVRTLPVQAPPERVYRVFASLGGERGWLVWGWAWALRGLVDRLLGGPGLRRGRRHPTLLLPGEAVDFWRVEAVEPGRLLRLRAEMRLPGKAWLEWQALPEGEGCRLVQTAYFAPMGLTGFLYWWSLYPIHARIFSDLARAIAKEAEKPG; via the coding sequence GTGCGGGTCCTGGTCACCGGCGCCACGGGATACGTGGGGGGAAGGCTCGTGCCCCGGCTTCTGGAAAGGGGCCACAGGGTGCGGGTCCTGGTGCGGGATGCCCGCCGTTTGGAAGGCCGCCCCTGGGCGGGGCAGGTGGAGGTGGTGGAGGGGAGCCTCGAGGACGAAGCGGCCCTCCTCCGGGCCCTGGAGGGGGTGGAGGCCGCCTACTACCTGGTGCACGCCATGCTCTCGGAGACCCGCTTCCAGGAGGCGGAGGAGCGCCAGGCCAAGGCCTTCGCCCAGGCGGCCCAAAGGGCGGGCCTCCCCCACGCCATCTACCTGGGGGGGCTCCTGCCCCGGACGGGAAGGCCCTCCCCCCACCTGGCGAGCCGGGCCCGGGTGGGGGAGATCCTGCGGGCGGGGGTGCCCACCACGGAGTTCCGGGCCGGGCCCATCGTGGGCTCGGGCTCGGCCAGTTTCGAGATGGTCCGCTACCTCACGGAGCGCCTCCCCGTAATGGTGGCCCCCCGCTGGGTCCTCAACCCCGTCTCCCCCATCGCTATCCGGGACGTCCTGGCCTACCTCCTCCTGGCCCTGGAGCGGGGGCCTTCGGGGGTGGTGGAGGTGGGGGCCCCGCCCCTCACCTTCAAGGCCATGATGGAAACCTACGCGGAGGTGCGGGGCCTTAAGCGCCTCATCCTCCCCGTGCCCGTCCTGGCCCCGAGGCTTGCCGCCCTTTGGGTGGGCCTCGTCACCCCCATTCCCAACCGCCTGGCCCTGCCCCTGGTGGAGGGCATCCTCCACCCCCTGGTGGCGGACACCGCCCGGGCCAAGGCCCTCTTCCCCGAGGTGGACCCCATCCCCTATCGGCAGGCGGTAGCCTTGGCCCTGGAGCGCATCGCCCTGGGCGAGGTGGAGACCCGTTGGTCCGGGGCCCTCCAGGGGCGGGGTTACTTCCTGGAGGACCGGGAGGGGGTCATCCGCGAGGTGCGCACCCTCCCCGTCCAAGCGCCCCCCGAGAGGGTCTACCGGGTCTTCGCCTCCCTGGGGGGCGAGCGGGGCTGGCTCGTCTGGGGCTGGGCCTGGGCCCTGAGGGGGCTCGTGGACCGGCTCCTGGGGGGCCCGGGCTTAAGGCGGGGCCGGCGCCACCCCACCCTCCTCCTCCCCGGGGAGGCGGTGGACTTCTGGCGCGTGGAGGCGGTGGAGCCGGGCCGCCTCCTCCGCCTCAGGGCGGAGATGCGCCTGCCCGGGAAGGCGTGGCTGGAGTGGCAGGCCCTCCCGGAAGGGGAAGGTTGCCGCCTGGTCCAGACCGCCTATTTCGCCCCCATGGGCCTCACGGGCTTCCTCTACTGGTGGTCGCTCTACCCCATCCACGCCCGCATCTTCAGCGACCTGGCCCGGGCCATCGCCAAAGAGGCGGAGAAGCCGGGCTAG
- a CDS encoding nucleotidyltransferase domain-containing protein, with protein MREALSRAPFPIALALLFGSRARGEALLESDYDLLVVSPAFRGMDYLDRLLLLHRTLPLRHVDYVALTPEEWAARKGELGVVGEAAREGIVLLENPFPPPSP; from the coding sequence TTGAGGGAGGCCCTCTCCCGGGCCCCCTTCCCCATCGCCCTGGCCCTCCTCTTCGGCTCGCGGGCCCGGGGGGAAGCCCTCTTGGAAAGCGACTACGACCTCCTCGTGGTCTCCCCCGCCTTCCGGGGGATGGACTACCTGGACCGCCTTCTCCTCCTCCACCGCACCCTTCCCCTGCGGCACGTGGACTACGTGGCCCTCACCCCCGAGGAGTGGGCCGCGCGAAAGGGGGAGCTCGGGGTGGTGGGGGAGGCGGCGCGGGAAGGGATCGTCCTCCTGGAAAACCCTTTCCCACCACCATCCCCGTAG